Proteins encoded together in one Candidatus Sulfotelmatobacter sp. window:
- a CDS encoding tetratricopeptide repeat protein gives MPTKKMPTKKTPTKKKLSIASSKPRPGPVRAKIIDGPTWQAEVPGNPVLSKIDVALIVMLAIATFAVYSRTARNSFVNFDDPRYVSENRHVQQGLNRDTLRWAFTTTEEANWHPLTWLSHALDCQLFGLIPAGHHLTNALLHVMNTVLLFLILWRATGATGRSLFVAALFALHPMNVESVAWIAERKNVLSMLFFLLTLGAYGWYVRKPNVARYSAMAVLFALGLASKPMIVTLPFVLLLLDFWPLRRASGWSSPSASFPVSQAGFWKLALEKVPLIALAATSSIITMTVQHGAMERGVPLMVRFTNAVYSYVMYLVRTFWPLHLAVLYPYEGYRLSGWVGLLCGLVLAGISFLIWHARSRPYLVVGWLWFLGTLVPMIGLVQVGDQGMADRYAYLPLIGIFVMLVWWGDEWARSRQVDSRWRSSAAGIVLAVLAVLTWRQIGTWKSSYALWTRAVEVTKDNYAAENYLGEAILLTSFQSTGQRYSEEAAVHFRNAVRLNPRDAMSRLNLGADLHEHGHLQEAVSQYMAALQLTQDPQIASKALMDLGAAYREMKEYKKSRECYLQAMQLDPGSQVIFMNLGKLAMEERIDQLAAGAAAHPSPESYLQLGQVQQAAGELSEARTSYELALKLNPTLLEAKSALSSLGTEPGR, from the coding sequence ATGCCCACGAAAAAGATGCCCACGAAAAAGACGCCCACGAAAAAGAAGCTCTCAATAGCAAGCTCCAAGCCTCGTCCAGGGCCAGTTCGGGCCAAGATAATAGACGGTCCGACCTGGCAAGCCGAAGTTCCTGGCAATCCCGTGCTTTCTAAGATCGACGTTGCCCTGATCGTCATGCTCGCAATTGCGACTTTTGCGGTCTATTCCCGGACTGCCAGAAATTCGTTTGTAAACTTCGATGATCCCCGCTACGTAAGCGAGAACCGCCACGTCCAACAGGGGTTGAATCGGGATACGTTGCGGTGGGCATTTACAACGACGGAAGAAGCCAATTGGCATCCGCTGACCTGGCTATCGCACGCGCTGGATTGCCAACTGTTCGGCTTGATTCCCGCCGGCCATCATTTGACCAACGCTCTGCTGCACGTGATGAATACCGTCCTGCTCTTCTTGATACTGTGGCGGGCCACGGGGGCGACCGGACGGAGTCTATTCGTGGCCGCGCTGTTCGCCCTCCATCCCATGAACGTCGAGAGCGTGGCTTGGATTGCGGAGAGGAAGAACGTCCTTTCCATGCTGTTTTTCCTGCTGACTCTGGGCGCTTACGGCTGGTACGTTCGGAAGCCAAACGTCGCGCGTTACTCGGCAATGGCAGTGCTGTTTGCTCTTGGACTCGCGTCCAAGCCGATGATTGTGACCCTGCCTTTTGTTCTCTTACTCCTCGACTTCTGGCCGCTGCGCCGCGCTTCGGGATGGAGTTCGCCCTCAGCTAGCTTTCCTGTATCACAAGCCGGATTCTGGAAGCTGGCGCTGGAGAAAGTGCCCCTAATCGCGCTTGCAGCGACCAGCAGCATTATCACCATGACCGTGCAACATGGTGCCATGGAAAGAGGAGTCCCGCTGATGGTGCGGTTCACCAATGCTGTCTATTCGTATGTGATGTACCTCGTCAGGACATTCTGGCCGCTCCATTTGGCAGTCTTGTATCCCTACGAGGGCTACCGCCTTTCCGGTTGGGTGGGATTGCTTTGCGGGCTCGTTTTGGCTGGAATCAGCTTCTTGATCTGGCATGCCCGTTCCCGTCCATATCTCGTCGTTGGCTGGCTCTGGTTCCTGGGAACACTGGTCCCGATGATCGGGCTGGTGCAGGTCGGGGATCAGGGAATGGCGGATCGTTACGCGTATCTTCCTCTAATCGGAATCTTTGTGATGCTCGTTTGGTGGGGAGACGAGTGGGCTCGGAGCCGCCAGGTCGATTCTCGATGGCGAAGCTCCGCGGCAGGGATCGTTCTCGCCGTGTTGGCTGTGCTCACATGGCGGCAGATCGGGACCTGGAAGAGCAGCTACGCGCTATGGACGCGCGCGGTCGAGGTCACGAAAGACAATTATGCTGCCGAGAATTATCTCGGGGAAGCAATCCTGCTGACCAGTTTTCAATCGACGGGGCAGCGCTACTCCGAGGAGGCCGCAGTTCATTTCAGAAACGCTGTCCGGCTCAATCCCCGAGACGCCATGAGCCGACTCAATCTGGGGGCCGATCTCCACGAACACGGACACCTGCAGGAAGCAGTTTCGCAATACATGGCAGCCCTTCAGTTAACCCAGGATCCCCAGATCGCGTCGAAAGCGCTGATGGACTTGGGCGCCGCTTATCGAGAGATGAAGGAGTATAAGAAATCCCGGGAGTGCTACCTCCAGGCCATGCAGCTGGATCCAGGCAGCCAGGTCATTTTCATGAACCTTGGCAAGTTGGCCATGGAGGAGAGAATCGATCAGCTCGCTGCCGGAGCAGCAGCCCACCCATCGCCCGAATCTTATTTGCAACTTGGGCAGGTACAGCAAGCCGCCGGCGAGCTTTCTGAAGCGCGCACCTCTTATGAGCTTGCTCTTAAATTGAATCCTACGTTATTGGAGGCGAAGAGCGCTTTGAGTAGTCTGGGCACTGAACCAGGTCGCTAG
- a CDS encoding tetratricopeptide repeat protein: MTRIGVTKERQRGVRGSAKRRRAAQLGSSNWWSGNLFPCLCLVVGTLALYGQVVSHGFIRLDDEGYVTQNPHVKAGLTWQTIRWSFTSTEQANWHPLTWLSHALDYQLFGLAAGGHHMTSVLFHVLNAVLLFLLLRRATGAAGRSFVVAALFAWHPFNVESVAWVAERKNVLSTFFFLLAIGAYGWYAQRPHWKRYIAVAALFVLGLAAKPMIVTLPFVLLLLDFWPLKRVRSWLPPSQAFPLPQQSPWHLALEKLPLLVLSAVSSRVTMIAQRGTIATTENLPFTLRLANALYSYFMYAWKMLWPSGFALYYPHPFAPIVNHAPEASVYAVVALGALLLVGASLAVWQQRFRHPYLVTGWLCYVGMLVPVIGIVQVGMQAMADRYAYVPLIGLFVIVVWGFADLANGLSMSPASSRLIAALVLAALWILTYRQVGYWRSGSEIWGHTLEVTQDNFVADDNMADALMSLGRPESIQYFQEAARIAPKDSVSHGAVAAYLEDQGRLQEAIPEYEVVLQNPPTAEFLAFAYANLGIIYTELGDFAKAGAEFQQALSTDRRAMDKMIDQFSRAAAARPGDEVYVRLGLLLEQEGRSPEARAAYLQALKLNPKRMEVQRYVDHLGASPS, translated from the coding sequence ATGACCAGAATTGGAGTAACAAAGGAACGGCAGCGAGGTGTACGCGGATCGGCCAAACGCCGGCGCGCCGCACAACTTGGTTCGAGCAACTGGTGGTCCGGGAACCTTTTCCCGTGTCTCTGCTTAGTTGTAGGCACTCTGGCCCTCTATGGGCAAGTCGTCAGCCACGGCTTCATCAGGCTGGACGACGAAGGTTATGTCACCCAGAATCCGCATGTAAAGGCAGGCCTCACCTGGCAGACCATCCGCTGGTCTTTTACGTCGACCGAACAGGCCAACTGGCATCCGCTGACATGGCTGTCGCACGCCCTGGACTATCAGCTTTTTGGCCTTGCGGCTGGCGGCCACCACATGACCAGCGTACTGTTCCACGTGCTCAACGCGGTCTTGTTGTTTCTCTTGCTGCGACGTGCGACCGGAGCCGCAGGACGCAGTTTCGTGGTGGCTGCGCTGTTTGCCTGGCATCCCTTCAATGTGGAATCGGTAGCCTGGGTGGCAGAGCGAAAGAATGTGCTAAGCACGTTCTTCTTTCTGCTGGCTATCGGCGCATACGGTTGGTACGCGCAACGACCCCATTGGAAGCGTTACATCGCCGTGGCGGCGCTGTTCGTCCTTGGACTCGCAGCCAAACCGATGATCGTAACCCTGCCGTTCGTCCTTCTGCTTCTCGACTTCTGGCCGCTGAAACGGGTGCGTTCCTGGCTTCCGCCATCGCAAGCATTCCCGCTTCCCCAACAGTCCCCCTGGCATTTAGCGCTGGAAAAGCTGCCGCTGCTCGTGCTCTCGGCGGTCAGCAGCCGGGTGACGATGATCGCACAACGGGGCACGATCGCTACAACCGAGAATCTCCCTTTTACTCTGCGCCTGGCTAATGCGCTTTACTCATATTTCATGTATGCGTGGAAAATGCTTTGGCCTTCGGGATTTGCACTTTACTACCCGCATCCTTTTGCTCCGATTGTGAACCACGCGCCCGAGGCCAGCGTGTATGCCGTGGTGGCGCTCGGCGCATTGTTGCTGGTCGGTGCGAGCCTGGCCGTTTGGCAACAGCGCTTCCGTCACCCCTATCTCGTGACCGGATGGCTATGCTACGTGGGAATGTTGGTTCCGGTAATTGGGATCGTCCAGGTTGGGATGCAGGCTATGGCGGACCGCTACGCATACGTGCCGCTGATCGGGTTATTCGTGATTGTGGTTTGGGGGTTCGCCGATTTAGCAAACGGCCTGAGCATGAGTCCGGCTTCGAGCCGCTTGATTGCGGCCCTCGTGCTGGCGGCGCTGTGGATTCTCACATATCGTCAAGTTGGCTACTGGCGAAGCGGTTCTGAGATTTGGGGGCACACGCTGGAGGTTACGCAAGATAATTTTGTCGCCGACGACAACATGGCCGATGCACTAATGTCGCTTGGGCGTCCAGAGTCGATCCAGTACTTTCAGGAAGCGGCGAGAATTGCTCCCAAGGACAGCGTCAGCCACGGCGCCGTTGCGGCCTATCTCGAAGATCAAGGACGATTGCAGGAGGCTATTCCGGAGTATGAAGTGGTCCTGCAGAACCCTCCCACCGCCGAGTTTCTAGCCTTCGCCTATGCGAACCTGGGCATTATTTATACCGAACTGGGGGATTTTGCGAAGGCAGGCGCCGAGTTTCAACAGGCGCTGTCCACTGACCGGCGGGCTATGGATAAAATGATTGACCAATTTTCCCGGGCGGCGGCGGCCCGTCCCGGAGACGAAGTTTACGTGCGATTAGGCTTGCTGCTGGAGCAAGAGGGGCGGAGTCCGGAAGCCCGCGCGGCCTATCTTCAGGCGTTGAAGCTAAACCCCAAGCGGATGGAAGTCCAGCGCTACGTCGATCATCTCGGAGCATCCCCGAGCTAG
- a CDS encoding tetratricopeptide repeat protein, translated as MNLPPLRLKHTLVVAVLLAVGTLLLYCKVGSHPFIDYDDRDYVFDNAHVKEGVTWDTLTWSLTATEEANWHPLTWMSHALDCQLFGLNAGGHHWTSVVIHALNVVLLFLLLQRATGARWRSFFVAALFAFHPLNVESVAWVAERKNVLSTLFLLLALGAYGWYARKPSVRRYGLVALLFVLGLAAKPMVITLPFVLLLVDFWPLQRIENWSDTSPTFPVPQEPFPRLVLEKLPLLLFSAGSAVITLIAQRETVISTLVLPVTVRLENAVYAYGMYLWKAIWPAHLALIYPHPGRTLPAWQPTLAALTLASIGWIAWRQRSTRPYLAVGLLWFLGTAVPVIGIIQVGVQVIADRYAYLPLIGVFLILVWAAGDGADRLQVSFVPRIAVGFLLLGLLAFVTWRQIGYWRSTIDVWTHALAVTTNNSIAEQNISNAYFSLGRYQEGMVHYRNYSRLEPLDPAAHARVAADFQDHGQLSAAIKEYEAAIRSERVVIASGVRALDSTTLAVTYANMAVIYAQLGEVEHAREQMKNALGSDRQAVEGMMNQLDQSLATRPTAEGYLRFGLFLALTGHPSEAQQAFAFAQRLDPKVGLPPTEGGAQP; from the coding sequence GTGAATCTTCCGCCCTTGCGCCTGAAGCATACCTTGGTAGTCGCCGTCCTACTCGCTGTGGGCACGCTGCTCCTCTACTGTAAGGTGGGAAGCCATCCCTTCATTGACTATGACGATCGGGATTACGTTTTCGACAACGCTCATGTCAAAGAAGGGGTGACCTGGGACACGCTGACCTGGTCTTTGACCGCGACAGAAGAGGCCAACTGGCATCCGCTGACATGGATGTCGCATGCCTTGGATTGCCAACTCTTTGGACTGAATGCTGGAGGTCACCATTGGACCAGCGTGGTGATCCACGCGCTAAACGTTGTGCTGCTATTTCTTCTGTTGCAGCGAGCGACCGGCGCCAGGTGGCGAAGTTTTTTCGTTGCGGCTCTTTTCGCCTTTCACCCGCTGAATGTGGAATCTGTGGCTTGGGTGGCCGAGCGGAAGAATGTATTGAGCACATTGTTCCTGCTGCTGGCCTTGGGTGCTTATGGCTGGTACGCGCGAAAACCGAGCGTTCGACGTTACGGACTTGTCGCTCTGCTCTTCGTCCTTGGCCTGGCCGCCAAGCCGATGGTCATCACCCTGCCTTTCGTGCTCCTGCTGGTTGATTTTTGGCCGCTGCAGCGGATCGAGAATTGGAGCGATACGTCGCCGACCTTTCCGGTGCCTCAAGAGCCGTTTCCACGCCTGGTCCTGGAAAAGCTGCCCCTGCTGCTTTTTTCCGCGGGCAGCGCGGTCATCACGCTCATTGCGCAAAGAGAAACCGTCATATCGACTCTCGTGCTCCCAGTCACGGTGCGTCTGGAGAATGCTGTCTACGCCTACGGCATGTATCTCTGGAAGGCGATATGGCCGGCGCATCTGGCGCTGATCTATCCTCATCCCGGTCGCACGCTGCCCGCATGGCAGCCCACGCTCGCCGCGCTGACATTGGCGTCGATTGGCTGGATAGCGTGGCGGCAGCGGTCCACTCGTCCCTATCTCGCCGTGGGCCTGCTGTGGTTTCTTGGAACTGCGGTCCCTGTGATCGGGATCATCCAGGTTGGGGTTCAGGTGATCGCGGATCGCTACGCTTATTTGCCGTTAATCGGAGTCTTCCTGATTCTCGTTTGGGCGGCCGGGGATGGGGCGGATCGCCTTCAGGTTTCGTTTGTGCCGCGTATCGCGGTCGGGTTCCTGCTCCTGGGACTACTGGCGTTTGTGACATGGCGCCAGATTGGCTACTGGCGCAGCACGATCGACGTGTGGACGCACGCGCTGGCCGTAACCACAAACAACTCGATTGCCGAGCAAAACATCTCGAATGCTTACTTCTCGCTGGGGCGATATCAGGAAGGAATGGTGCATTATCGCAACTACTCGCGGCTGGAACCCCTGGACCCGGCGGCGCATGCACGCGTGGCCGCCGATTTTCAGGATCACGGACAACTTTCCGCAGCCATTAAAGAATATGAGGCCGCTATTCGAAGCGAACGAGTTGTGATCGCATCCGGTGTCCGGGCCTTAGACAGTACGACGTTAGCCGTGACCTATGCCAACATGGCTGTGATCTACGCTCAACTGGGAGAGGTTGAGCACGCTCGTGAACAAATGAAGAACGCTCTCGGTTCCGATCGGCAAGCGGTCGAAGGCATGATGAATCAACTCGACCAATCCCTTGCCACACGCCCGACCGCCGAGGGCTATCTCCGGTTTGGCCTTTTTTTGGCGCTCACCGGTCACCCTTCCGAGGCCCAGCAGGCTTTTGCATTTGCGCAGCGACTTGATCCTAAAGTCGGGTTGCCGCCGACGGAGGGTGGGGCCCAACCCTGA
- a CDS encoding tetratricopeptide repeat protein, producing MSTTTAKRANIRRSRKAASRRADAASGNVSAPPARLHRVSAALALAVATLILYSSTGSHPFTNYDDPGYVLENSHVKKGVTWETLNWALTTTEQGNWHPLTWFSHALDCQFFGLDASGHHWTSVAIHALNVVLLFLLLQRITGATFRSFLVAALFAFHPLNVESVAWVAERKTVLSTLFFLLTLGAYGYYAMQVGLKRYSLVAGLFVLGLAAKPMLVTLPFVLLLMDYWPLCRIQGWSPPSQFPSVQESFSRLVVEKLPLMALSAGSAVVTVMAQRTNLAPSEQFSFAMRLENAAYSYWMYLAKAFWPMRLALYYPHPANSLPAWQWIGATLFLVAVSALVWRQASSRPYLLVGWLWFLGTLVPVLGIVQVGAQGMADRYAYIPLIGIFVAVVWGVKLPAHVAAQAAAGAIVLVPLFVVTWRQIGYWKSDYDLWSHTLAVTENNLIAEDKLGVALQAMGRQQDAITHFANAARLNPLDPLSNFSLGADLHWHGRLQDAIPHYEVTIKETTDARLQADAYQNLGAAYLQMGERAQARENFLLALKANPGLLSVFAGLGELGTEAARTLSRSVVQHPSGLGFLQLGRMFQQDGLVPEARLAYAEALTLSPDPDEARQALAALDRVPQ from the coding sequence ATGTCCACCACCACTGCAAAACGGGCGAATATTCGGCGCTCGCGAAAAGCCGCATCCAGAAGGGCCGATGCTGCCTCCGGCAACGTGAGTGCTCCGCCCGCGAGGTTGCATCGAGTTTCGGCGGCCTTGGCCTTGGCGGTGGCCACTCTTATTCTCTATTCCTCTACGGGCAGCCATCCTTTCACAAATTATGACGATCCCGGCTATGTTCTCGAGAACTCGCACGTGAAAAAGGGTGTGACCTGGGAAACGCTGAATTGGGCTCTAACCACCACCGAACAGGGCAACTGGCACCCACTCACTTGGTTCTCGCATGCGCTGGACTGTCAGTTTTTTGGGCTGGATGCGTCCGGCCACCATTGGACCAGTGTGGCGATTCATGCTCTCAATGTTGTGCTTCTGTTTCTGCTGTTGCAGCGGATAACAGGCGCCACCTTTCGAAGTTTTCTGGTCGCGGCGCTATTCGCCTTTCACCCGCTTAACGTGGAGTCTGTGGCTTGGGTCGCGGAGCGCAAGACCGTTCTGAGCACGCTGTTTTTCCTATTAACGCTGGGGGCCTACGGTTACTACGCCATGCAGGTTGGCCTGAAACGCTACAGCCTGGTGGCGGGATTGTTCGTGTTAGGGCTGGCGGCCAAGCCGATGCTTGTGACCTTGCCATTTGTGCTGCTGCTCATGGATTATTGGCCGTTGTGCCGCATTCAGGGCTGGAGTCCGCCATCGCAATTTCCCTCGGTGCAGGAGAGTTTTTCCCGGTTGGTGGTAGAGAAGCTGCCTCTGATGGCATTGTCTGCCGGCAGTGCAGTCGTCACGGTCATGGCGCAGCGTACCAATCTGGCGCCCTCGGAACAGTTCTCTTTCGCCATGCGCCTGGAAAATGCCGCTTATTCCTACTGGATGTATCTGGCGAAAGCGTTCTGGCCAATGCGGCTCGCATTGTATTATCCCCATCCGGCCAATTCTTTGCCGGCATGGCAATGGATCGGCGCGACTTTGTTTCTTGTCGCCGTCTCAGCGCTTGTCTGGAGGCAAGCATCGAGCCGCCCCTATCTACTTGTGGGCTGGCTGTGGTTTCTGGGCACTCTGGTTCCAGTGCTGGGCATTGTCCAAGTTGGAGCCCAAGGAATGGCCGATCGATACGCGTACATTCCTTTGATCGGGATATTCGTGGCCGTAGTTTGGGGCGTGAAACTACCCGCCCATGTGGCGGCGCAAGCGGCAGCCGGCGCTATTGTACTTGTGCCGCTGTTCGTAGTAACGTGGCGCCAAATTGGGTATTGGAAAAGCGACTACGACCTCTGGTCTCACACACTGGCCGTAACCGAAAACAATCTGATTGCTGAAGACAAGCTTGGGGTGGCATTGCAGGCGATGGGTCGCCAGCAGGACGCGATCACCCATTTTGCCAATGCCGCACGCCTGAATCCGCTGGATCCGCTCAGTAATTTCAGTCTCGGAGCCGATCTTCACTGGCATGGCCGGCTCCAGGACGCGATTCCGCATTACGAGGTTACGATCAAGGAGACCACCGACGCTCGACTTCAGGCAGATGCTTACCAGAATCTTGGCGCCGCCTATCTACAGATGGGTGAGCGCGCGCAAGCCCGCGAGAACTTCCTTCTGGCACTAAAAGCCAATCCCGGTTTATTGAGCGTATTTGCCGGGTTGGGTGAGTTGGGAACGGAAGCGGCGCGGACGCTGTCGCGATCAGTCGTGCAACATCCGTCTGGCTTGGGATTCCTGCAACTGGGACGGATGTTTCAGCAGGATGGACTCGTGCCCGAGGCTCGTCTGGCCTATGCGGAGGCCTTGACCTTGAGTCCGGATCCGGACGAAGCACGACAGGCCTTGGCCGCGCTCGATCGCGTTCCCCAATAG
- a CDS encoding PEP-CTERM sorting domain-containing protein, with translation MPTKTRASTRVVQRFLAATVLALLFVPIMAHASSDTIVTFNGGGAAGTSASGVTGPFTLTNSGVLSIGIFTQAPGSTMSFSTGSLISGDLYGSYAGGGQIASWNPGGPNSFTINGSWNGYTGTIFMGQFSGAVSWIDNGCTGSGAKTVCHYDLTGAITGTWANGTKVVGETTQLLFTFKGAPVCSGCGNYNGGNIQDMGGTTAVTTPEPNSLGFMGAGLLGLGFVVRRKVRL, from the coding sequence ATGCCCACTAAAACTCGCGCGTCCACTCGTGTTGTTCAACGCTTCTTAGCCGCTACAGTATTGGCCTTGCTGTTTGTTCCCATCATGGCTCATGCTAGTAGCGATACCATCGTTACCTTCAACGGCGGCGGCGCCGCAGGAACGTCCGCTTCGGGCGTCACTGGACCGTTCACTCTAACGAACTCAGGGGTACTCAGCATTGGGATTTTCACTCAGGCGCCAGGTTCAACGATGTCGTTTTCAACTGGATCCCTCATCTCCGGGGACCTTTACGGCTCCTATGCCGGTGGGGGACAGATTGCAAGCTGGAATCCAGGCGGTCCGAATAGCTTCACGATCAATGGATCGTGGAACGGCTACACAGGGACCATTTTCATGGGGCAGTTCTCGGGAGCGGTTTCGTGGATCGATAATGGCTGTACCGGCTCGGGTGCGAAGACGGTTTGCCACTACGACCTAACAGGAGCGATCACAGGTACTTGGGCGAATGGAACGAAGGTTGTCGGCGAAACCACCCAGCTTCTGTTCACCTTTAAGGGCGCACCTGTCTGCAGCGGCTGCGGCAACTACAACGGCGGCAATATTCAGGACATGGGCGGAACGACGGCAGTCACCACCCCCGAACCCAATTCGTTGGGCTTCATGGGTGCCGGACTGCTCGGTCTGGGTTTTGTAGTACGGCGCAAGGTCCGGCTCTAA
- a CDS encoding PEP-CTERM sorting domain-containing protein, whose protein sequence is MARADSSITIFNLDGNAGTTTAGFSGPFSVSGSQLTYIGVFAQGAGSYMSFSTGSMIGGNLYGTYAGGGQIATFNGGGPNSFTLTGNWNGYNGTIFTGAFSGVVSWIDNGCTGPASNETCHYVLSGPISGTWANGTHVNGETTQILFSYTGKAMCTGCGNYNGGNIKDLGGTSSVTTPEPNSLGLMGAGLLGLGFVVKRKAKGQVGQ, encoded by the coding sequence ATGGCTCGGGCGGACAGCTCAATTACTATCTTCAATCTCGACGGGAATGCCGGAACGACCACTGCTGGATTCTCCGGACCGTTTTCCGTGTCGGGGTCACAATTAACCTACATTGGCGTTTTTGCCCAGGGAGCGGGCTCCTACATGTCGTTCTCGACCGGATCTATGATCGGCGGAAACCTGTATGGCACCTACGCTGGGGGGGGGCAAATTGCAACTTTCAACGGTGGCGGGCCGAACAGTTTCACCCTTACTGGAAACTGGAACGGCTATAACGGAACTATCTTCACCGGCGCGTTCTCGGGAGTCGTTTCGTGGATCGATAATGGGTGTACTGGTCCGGCTTCGAACGAAACCTGCCATTACGTACTGTCGGGACCAATCTCCGGAACTTGGGCCAACGGAACCCACGTAAATGGTGAGACGACCCAGATTTTGTTCTCGTACACTGGAAAAGCTATGTGCACCGGTTGCGGCAACTACAACGGCGGTAACATTAAAGACTTGGGCGGAACGTCGTCGGTCACCACTCCCGAGCCCAATTCGTTGGGATTGATGGGCGCAGGATTGCTCGGCTTGGGATTTGTGGTGAAGCGCAAGGCAAAGGGACAAGTAGGACAGTAG
- a CDS encoding PEP-CTERM sorting domain-containing protein: MRRSVFSCLALATSILFWSSSAFAGSGELLNFQGLGDLQTVGGFYSGSGLASTPNYGITFSSNFFGLQSIYFSRPNGTTGSGNFAPLTIPGTGTVPNTTAIFMNGTMGSSVTGTMNVTNGFSNGINFFFTAGFQPGQTALVQIWSGLNGTGNLLATISLSGNDSGCKAPAYCNWSAVGAAFIGPAHSVTFTGAADELGLAQITLGSTTTAIPEPSSLFLVGTGLTVLSFKVRRFIGI; this comes from the coding sequence ATGCGTCGCTCGGTATTCTCGTGTCTTGCACTTGCCACTTCCATTCTGTTCTGGAGTTCTTCAGCGTTCGCGGGTTCTGGGGAACTGTTGAATTTCCAGGGGCTCGGAGACCTGCAAACCGTCGGCGGGTTTTATAGCGGCAGCGGTCTCGCCAGCACCCCGAATTACGGCATAACATTCTCATCGAACTTCTTCGGTCTGCAATCGATCTACTTTTCCCGGCCCAACGGCACCACCGGTTCGGGCAATTTCGCGCCATTAACAATTCCCGGAACCGGTACCGTGCCCAACACGACTGCGATCTTCATGAACGGAACCATGGGCTCGTCGGTAACCGGTACGATGAATGTTACCAATGGCTTCTCGAATGGGATCAATTTCTTTTTTACGGCAGGATTCCAGCCTGGTCAGACGGCACTGGTACAGATCTGGAGCGGTTTGAACGGAACCGGCAACCTGCTGGCGACCATTTCGTTGTCCGGTAACGATAGCGGCTGCAAAGCGCCAGCGTACTGTAACTGGAGCGCTGTGGGCGCCGCTTTTATCGGTCCGGCTCATTCGGTGACCTTCACTGGTGCGGCCGACGAGTTGGGGTTGGCGCAAATCACCTTGGGATCGACCACCACAGCGATTCCCGAGCCGTCCTCGCTTTTCCTGGTTGGGACGGGGCTGACCGTTCTTTCGTTCAAGGTGCGGCGCTTTATTGGGATCTAG
- a CDS encoding helix-turn-helix transcriptional regulator translates to MAITPRATGNKDRAKFWDLPNSSSADKPRDSFVGSPESSDPRQCNDPVAQAADDARPEVEYSAGFTGESSEPSGSEPPRSDGLATPRDVLRALQYGLDLVQHGAALVAGPGHLRLANRMASTILAKKDGIAISANGLVADRAADTRVLHKLLQDAINSPEGGEPVESPLTLQRKKARHALIVRVVPGPGLDCWPHAESRPALLKLYDQDLGLVVDERALISLYGLTKGEAVLAARLAQGKSIEEAADELFISAHTARTHLKRIFMKTDTHRQTELVVRMLLTVL, encoded by the coding sequence ATGGCGATCACCCCCCGCGCCACGGGCAATAAAGATCGGGCCAAGTTCTGGGACCTGCCGAATTCGAGTTCCGCTGACAAACCTCGGGACAGCTTTGTCGGCAGTCCAGAGTCTTCCGATCCACGTCAGTGCAACGACCCAGTCGCGCAAGCGGCGGACGACGCGCGACCTGAGGTTGAGTATTCCGCCGGCTTCACCGGCGAAAGCTCCGAACCGTCGGGTTCGGAACCGCCGAGGAGCGACGGCCTCGCCACTCCGCGTGACGTTCTGCGCGCGCTCCAGTATGGGCTCGACCTGGTACAGCATGGAGCAGCGCTGGTCGCGGGCCCTGGCCATCTTCGGCTGGCGAATCGGATGGCCAGCACAATTCTGGCCAAGAAAGATGGCATAGCGATCTCTGCAAATGGACTCGTTGCCGATCGCGCCGCGGATACTCGAGTGCTCCACAAACTCCTGCAAGACGCCATCAACTCTCCCGAAGGTGGCGAACCGGTCGAATCGCCGCTCACGCTCCAACGCAAGAAGGCGCGGCATGCCCTCATCGTGCGGGTGGTTCCTGGACCGGGATTGGATTGCTGGCCACATGCCGAAAGCCGCCCCGCGTTGCTGAAGCTCTACGATCAGGACTTAGGACTCGTTGTAGACGAACGCGCTCTCATTTCCCTGTACGGTCTGACAAAGGGAGAAGCCGTGCTGGCGGCGCGACTGGCCCAAGGCAAATCGATCGAGGAGGCCGCCGACGAGCTGTTCATCAGCGCACATACGGCGCGCACGCACCTCAAACGCATTTTTATGAAGACCGACACTCATCGTCAAACCGAGCTGGTAGTGCGCATGCTGCTGACGGTTTTGTAA